One genomic segment of Paenibacillus xylanexedens includes these proteins:
- a CDS encoding SMI1/KNR4 family protein — protein sequence MSKSGSQSHVNSSITSRYKGLPDEYLEFLNVVEKCVAPDEQTWFICEAEFNNSTETAFQWNEFEMLSLEAAEGDSIWQSEITAWWDHHLPIVMSVEDGYSFYAIDLTTDSGAIVRGCEPEFEEVEKVSDSFGEFLGWMMSNSD from the coding sequence ATGAGTAAATCCGGTTCGCAGTCACATGTAAACAGCAGCATTACTTCAAGATATAAAGGACTTCCAGATGAATATTTAGAATTTCTAAATGTAGTTGAAAAATGCGTTGCACCGGATGAGCAAACCTGGTTTATTTGTGAGGCTGAGTTCAACAATAGCACGGAGACCGCATTCCAATGGAATGAATTTGAAATGCTTAGTTTGGAGGCAGCAGAGGGTGATTCTATTTGGCAGTCAGAGATAACGGCTTGGTGGGATCATCACTTACCGATCGTAATGTCTGTGGAGGATGGATATTCCTTCTATGCCATTGACTTAACAACCGACAGTGGAGCTATTGTCCGTGGATGTGAGCCTGAATTTGAAGAGGTTGAAAAGGTATCCGATTCGTTTGGAGAATTTCTGGGATGGATGATGTCGAATTCAGATTAG
- a CDS encoding alkene reductase, with product MEKIWSKTKIGNMELPHRLAMAPMTRSRAQEDGTPGELAALYYAQRATMGLLITEGTQPSDDGQGYLWSPGIYTDKHIDGWKKVTDAVHEAGGYVYIQLMHAGRMSHPDNTPHHRQPVAPSAIAPGVEMFTATGMQDIPVPRELSQEDIQTTISDFRKAAAAAIKAGADGVEIHGANGYLINQFLGGNSNTRTDEYGGSIENRTRFAIEVTKAIVEEIGAERTGFRISPGTPLGGIQDGEQGPQLYRYLVKELVQLDLAYLHVMHLGDEQLLQDIRSIWQNPLLVNRAGRTLEDLSVDLDRGLADLVPVGVWSLANPDLVERLQQGAPLNEADPKTFFGLGSKGYTDYPTLEELKSHEGQH from the coding sequence TTGGAAAAGATTTGGAGTAAAACAAAGATTGGCAACATGGAATTGCCTCATCGACTAGCGATGGCACCTATGACACGCAGTCGAGCACAAGAAGATGGTACACCTGGAGAGTTGGCGGCACTTTATTATGCTCAGCGTGCAACGATGGGACTTCTGATTACGGAAGGAACGCAACCTTCCGATGATGGACAGGGTTACTTATGGTCACCGGGCATCTACACCGATAAGCATATTGATGGATGGAAAAAGGTAACGGATGCGGTGCATGAAGCTGGCGGATATGTATATATCCAATTAATGCATGCGGGTCGCATGTCACATCCGGATAATACCCCGCATCATCGTCAACCGGTTGCTCCATCTGCAATCGCACCGGGTGTAGAAATGTTTACGGCTACAGGGATGCAGGATATCCCCGTTCCCCGGGAATTGAGTCAGGAGGATATTCAAACGACCATCTCCGATTTCCGAAAAGCAGCTGCCGCAGCGATCAAAGCGGGGGCAGATGGCGTCGAAATTCATGGAGCCAATGGCTATTTGATCAATCAATTTTTAGGAGGAAATTCGAATACACGCACAGATGAGTATGGCGGATCTATTGAAAATCGTACTCGCTTTGCGATTGAAGTAACCAAAGCCATCGTGGAGGAAATAGGTGCAGAACGGACAGGCTTCCGTATCTCACCAGGCACACCGCTGGGTGGAATTCAAGATGGCGAACAAGGTCCGCAACTCTATCGCTATCTTGTAAAAGAATTGGTTCAATTGGATTTGGCTTACCTTCATGTTATGCATCTTGGAGATGAACAACTGCTCCAAGACATTCGTTCGATCTGGCAAAATCCATTGTTGGTCAATCGGGCTGGAAGAACGTTGGAGGATCTCAGTGTAGATCTAGATCGTGGTCTCGCTGATCTGGTACCAGTGGGTGTATGGTCTTTAGCCAATCCGGATTTGGTGGAACGACTTCAACAAGGTGCGCCACTCAATGAAGCAGATCCGAAAACATTCTTTGGATTGGGAAGTAAGGGCTACACGGATTATCCTACGTTGGAAGAATTAAAGTCACATGAGGGACAGCACTAG
- a CDS encoding TetR/AcrR family transcriptional regulator has protein sequence MARSKEFEESVVLDKAMRLFWEQGYEKTSMTDLVNHMGIHRKSLYDTFGDKHTLFLKTVDLYDHKISSALAAGVERSQTATEALQFIFISLIHGEESPASGCFIVNSTVELAARDKDMNHRSTEMFANTEKLIKDIMVWGQQEGKFTTEYNAEVLAEYLHNVSIGLRGMAKTSMTKEKLLRIAMLSMDLILR, from the coding sequence ATGGCGAGAAGCAAAGAGTTCGAAGAGTCTGTTGTACTGGATAAAGCGATGAGACTTTTTTGGGAACAAGGCTATGAGAAGACGTCTATGACGGATCTGGTTAATCATATGGGAATTCATCGTAAAAGCTTGTATGACACATTTGGCGACAAACATACCTTGTTTCTAAAGACAGTAGATCTGTATGATCACAAAATCAGCTCCGCCCTTGCAGCAGGTGTAGAGCGTTCTCAAACGGCAACGGAAGCACTTCAGTTTATATTTATTTCTTTAATTCATGGAGAGGAATCTCCAGCATCAGGCTGCTTCATTGTCAATTCGACGGTAGAATTGGCGGCACGGGATAAAGACATGAACCACCGATCGACGGAGATGTTTGCAAATACGGAGAAACTAATCAAGGACATTATGGTGTGGGGACAGCAAGAAGGTAAATTCACAACGGAGTACAACGCCGAGGTATTGGCGGAATATCTGCATAACGTAAGCATTGGGTTAAGGGGGATGGCCAAGACTTCGATGACCAAGGAAAAACTTCTTCGTATAGCGATGCTATCCATGGATCTTATACTAAGATAG
- a CDS encoding NADP-dependent oxidoreductase — MRAAQIKKYSKEIHVEINDIATPQIQSHEVLVRVKAAGVNPLDILNMNGSVRMIANYTLPLTLGNELSGVIEAVGDDVLNFKVGDSVYTRLPLNKIGAFAEYAAVHVDALSMMPENLSFIEAAAVPLTALTAYQALHDVLRAESNKKLFIPGGTGGFGAMAIPIAKSMGLTVITSGSERGRARSLSIGADQFIDYKTEQYADILSNIDYVIDTLGANEIKAELSILKPQGKLVSLKAGPNYRFAVDSQFPLWKRALFGLVGARLDSLARKNQNEYRFLFVHSSGIQLQEITSLVEKEDIKPSIDSTYTFDDIEKALIKVSTGHSQGKVIVTF; from the coding sequence ATGAGAGCAGCTCAAATAAAGAAATACTCCAAAGAAATCCATGTGGAAATTAATGATATTGCGACACCTCAGATTCAGAGCCATGAGGTTCTTGTCAGAGTAAAAGCAGCGGGTGTAAATCCACTGGATATCTTGAATATGAATGGCAGTGTTCGGATGATTGCCAACTATACGTTACCTTTAACTTTAGGGAATGAATTATCGGGTGTTATTGAAGCTGTCGGTGATGATGTTTTGAATTTTAAAGTGGGGGACTCGGTTTATACAAGGTTACCTCTGAATAAAATTGGTGCTTTTGCTGAATATGCGGCTGTACATGTGGATGCTTTATCCATGATGCCTGAAAATCTGTCTTTTATCGAAGCTGCTGCAGTACCCCTTACTGCCTTGACCGCGTATCAAGCATTGCATGATGTGCTCCGAGCGGAATCGAATAAAAAGTTGTTTATTCCTGGCGGAACCGGGGGATTCGGTGCGATGGCTATCCCGATTGCCAAGTCTATGGGATTAACGGTGATTACAAGTGGCAGTGAAAGGGGCAGAGCACGTAGTTTATCCATTGGAGCAGATCAATTCATTGATTATAAGACCGAGCAGTATGCTGATATTCTGTCCAATATCGATTATGTGATCGACACTTTGGGTGCGAACGAAATCAAAGCTGAACTGAGTATTTTGAAACCACAGGGGAAATTAGTCTCTTTGAAGGCTGGACCCAATTATCGCTTTGCAGTGGACAGTCAATTCCCGTTGTGGAAAAGAGCATTGTTTGGTCTCGTAGGTGCACGCCTGGATTCTTTAGCGCGTAAGAATCAAAATGAATATCGTTTTTTATTTGTGCATTCCAGTGGGATCCAATTGCAAGAAATCACTTCTCTTGTAGAAAAAGAAGACATTAAACCTTCGATCGATTCTACGTATACGTTTGATGACATTGAAAAGGCATTGATCAAAGTATCAACGGGTCACTCCCAGGGCAAAGTCATTGTTACCTTTTAA
- a CDS encoding glycoside hydrolase family 1 protein has protein sequence MSDNSKKLTMQYQFPDQFLWGASTAAHQVEGTNTNSDSWVMENLNGTMYKEPSGIAVNHYRLYREDIERLAALGLNSYRFSIEWARIEPEEGQFDEAAMEHYRDVLRTCSNLNVTPVVTLHHFTSPQWLISAGGWESEGTPARFARYCAHVMSQLGDQIPYVCTINEANISIGIAKVMKQYQQGGSAAVQLGMNMDFQEQMRDYYAELSKAFGIPPMEVHTFLSPRSEKGLHIIFQSHVEARAAIRQVSPNTKIGLSMSLFDFQSVPGGEEQAAHELHEEFLQFLPYMEDDDFLALQNYSREIYGPDGLIPVPADREHTQMGYEFYPEALENVIRCASKHLNKPIIVTENGVATDDDTRRVAFIDRALKGVAACIADGIPVKGYLHWSLLDNFEWQLGFSKRFGLIEVDRQTQERTPKPSAYHLGKIARANIIY, from the coding sequence ATGAGCGATAATAGTAAAAAGTTAACCATGCAATATCAATTCCCAGACCAATTTTTATGGGGGGCTTCAACAGCCGCCCACCAAGTAGAAGGTACTAACACAAATAGCGATAGCTGGGTGATGGAAAACCTGAATGGCACGATGTACAAGGAGCCATCAGGAATTGCAGTAAATCATTATCGACTCTACAGAGAGGATATTGAACGTTTAGCTGCACTTGGCCTCAATTCGTATCGCTTTTCCATCGAGTGGGCCCGGATTGAACCGGAGGAAGGCCAATTCGATGAAGCAGCCATGGAACATTACCGGGATGTATTAAGAACTTGCAGCAACTTGAATGTAACCCCGGTCGTAACGCTTCATCATTTCACCTCCCCGCAATGGCTTATTAGCGCCGGAGGTTGGGAATCTGAAGGTACGCCAGCAAGGTTTGCACGTTATTGTGCTCATGTCATGAGCCAATTAGGAGATCAGATTCCTTATGTATGTACAATCAATGAGGCAAATATTTCTATTGGAATTGCAAAAGTTATGAAGCAGTATCAGCAGGGGGGATCTGCAGCAGTACAACTTGGCATGAACATGGATTTTCAAGAACAAATGCGGGACTACTATGCTGAATTGTCCAAAGCATTTGGTATACCACCCATGGAGGTGCATACCTTCCTGTCACCACGTTCCGAAAAAGGCCTGCACATCATCTTCCAATCGCATGTGGAGGCAAGGGCGGCTATCCGGCAGGTTAGTCCGAACACTAAAATCGGATTAAGCATGTCGCTCTTTGATTTTCAGTCCGTCCCTGGTGGAGAAGAACAGGCTGCTCATGAATTACATGAGGAATTTCTACAATTCCTTCCTTATATGGAGGACGATGATTTCCTGGCCTTACAGAACTATTCACGTGAGATCTACGGACCGGATGGTCTCATCCCTGTACCGGCTGATAGAGAGCATACCCAGATGGGTTACGAATTCTATCCCGAAGCTCTAGAGAATGTTATTCGTTGTGCTTCGAAACATCTGAACAAGCCGATTATCGTAACGGAGAATGGTGTTGCTACGGATGATGATACACGCCGTGTTGCTTTTATTGATCGGGCTTTAAAGGGTGTAGCTGCATGTATTGCTGACGGGATTCCAGTTAAGGGGTACTTGCATTGGTCACTACTTGATAATTTTGAATGGCAGCTTGGATTCTCCAAGCGTTTCGGGTTAATTGAAGTAGACCGGCAGACACAGGAGCGCACTCCTAAGCCTAGCGCTTATCATCTTGGAAAGATTGCCCGAGCTAATATTATTTATTAG
- a CDS encoding AraC family transcriptional regulator, translating into MIDINVFCENLYASSYIPLYLYNDMELTASYPEQNLNTLPPSSYLSKLLESDKPATYTLTQFYSYYGCLRLKDSNACIVIGPVNDFPYSSDSLLAMSKEFSIAKSDIDDFAEFFRNIPTQNLDNFIKTLIFLHYALNHTQLTRQEVEHAADHQTDKPIDQKYTERSYEAKEEGLLYNNYAIEQELVRFIETGNVEGLKKISSRARNLKLGTIAHNNLRQWKNTFIVAVTLSSRAAMKGGLTPSLAYQLSNIYMQQAERLTDAEDVKSLLAQVQMDYTNRVANSIVPITADKVLHQVVQYVRENTNRNLTVAEIADYVGFSRPSLSRKVKKELGFDLSTFIKNCKLEEAKDLLAFTDKSLSEISNYLSFSSQSHFQKSFKDQYGIPPRAYRKSVH; encoded by the coding sequence ATGATCGACATTAACGTATTCTGTGAAAATCTATATGCTTCTTCCTATATCCCTCTTTATTTATATAATGATATGGAATTGACTGCGAGCTACCCGGAGCAGAATCTGAATACCTTACCACCCTCCTCCTACCTGTCCAAACTGTTGGAATCAGACAAGCCGGCAACCTATACTTTAACCCAGTTTTATTCCTATTACGGATGCCTCCGGTTGAAAGACAGTAACGCCTGTATCGTCATCGGCCCTGTCAACGACTTCCCTTATTCTTCCGATTCACTGTTAGCCATGAGTAAGGAGTTTTCCATTGCAAAATCCGATATTGATGATTTTGCTGAGTTTTTCCGGAACATTCCTACACAGAATCTGGATAATTTCATTAAGACACTGATATTTCTCCATTACGCCTTGAACCATACCCAGCTTACTAGACAAGAGGTTGAGCATGCGGCAGATCACCAGACAGATAAGCCCATAGATCAGAAGTATACAGAGCGATCTTATGAGGCGAAAGAAGAAGGACTCTTATATAACAACTATGCTATTGAACAAGAATTGGTCCGTTTCATTGAAACAGGAAATGTCGAAGGCTTGAAAAAAATTTCAAGCCGGGCCAGAAACTTAAAGCTTGGCACCATTGCTCATAACAATCTCAGACAATGGAAGAATACATTCATAGTAGCCGTCACTCTATCCTCCCGTGCGGCCATGAAGGGCGGCCTTACACCCAGCCTTGCTTACCAGCTCTCCAATATATATATGCAGCAGGCGGAACGATTAACGGATGCGGAAGATGTGAAATCACTTTTAGCCCAAGTCCAGATGGACTATACGAACCGTGTTGCTAATTCTATCGTTCCCATCACGGCAGACAAAGTTCTCCATCAGGTCGTACAATATGTCCGTGAGAATACCAACAGGAATTTAACCGTTGCTGAAATAGCTGATTACGTAGGCTTCAGCCGCCCTTCCCTTTCACGGAAAGTGAAAAAGGAGCTTGGCTTTGACCTGAGTACTTTTATTAAGAATTGCAAGTTAGAAGAGGCCAAGGACTTATTGGCATTTACGGATAAAAGTCTCAGTGAAATCAGTAATTATCTCAGCTTCTCAAGCCAAAGCCACTTCCAGAAATCGTTCAAAGATCAATATGGCATCCCGCCTCGCGCTTACCGGAAGTCTGTGCATTAG
- a CDS encoding glycoside hydrolase family 2 TIM barrel-domain containing protein, with protein sequence MIRVSFNEGWTVGPNSGFFNMAPDQMPEQVTLPHDAMISKLRSENAVSGGKKGYFPDGTYDYVKKFHVPETYKEKRITIEFEGVYMNAMVYINGDFAGQHPYGYSSFYIKADRFLKYGEDNEIKVVTKSSDDSRWYTGTGIYRDTKMMVANLVHFQVDGLQITTPEISNEYAIVNVATFVENEGVNPQTTRISTEILDAEGNVVAFDHSPLTVFAGEVTTMRQRLVVKLPKLWSVETSYLYTCNSRVMDGDNILDEEMSTFGIRSLSLNAEQGLSINGEIVKLRGACIHHDNGVIGAATIGRAEERRIEILKEAGFNAIRSSHQPLSKAMLDACDRLGMLVMDESFDIWTNTKSDFDYALNFPVWWERDIEAMVNKDFNHPSVIMYSIGNEIKETGSANGAAWGRKLAEKIRRMDSTRYVINSINGFVSVMDKLKDIMSSQPSGDVNSAMASAGDMIKYVQGLEFVKNATAESFAAVDIAGYNYADNCYVPDKEFYPNRVICGSETFPKDIANNWKLVQENGHVIGDFTWTGWDYLGESGLGRVEYGEVSRGLGASGAFPWLTAHCGDIDITGHRLPVSYYREIVFGLRKEPYIAVQRPAHYGEQPTMMPWSWSDAVSSWSWEGFEGKPVKVEVYSDATEVELLINGKSVGKADAGEAHDFKALFDTVYQHGEVVAIAYSDGKETGRMTLVSAESEVNVQLEIDRKQIKADDTDLAFVTISLVDDKGVVKPLADRKVSITVNGAGILQGLGSANPKNEESYVNSTHFTYDGRVLAVIRPTETGSIEMRVEAEGCATKTAKIEVCK encoded by the coding sequence ATGATTCGAGTTTCTTTCAATGAGGGCTGGACCGTTGGTCCGAATAGTGGATTCTTTAACATGGCTCCAGATCAAATGCCGGAGCAGGTTACTTTGCCCCATGATGCTATGATCTCTAAGTTAAGAAGTGAGAATGCCGTGAGTGGAGGCAAAAAGGGATATTTTCCTGATGGAACTTACGATTATGTAAAGAAATTTCATGTACCAGAGACCTATAAGGAGAAGAGAATCACCATTGAATTCGAAGGTGTATATATGAACGCCATGGTATACATCAACGGGGACTTCGCAGGACAGCATCCTTACGGGTATTCCAGTTTCTATATCAAAGCAGATCGATTTCTGAAATATGGGGAAGACAATGAGATTAAAGTGGTTACCAAGAGCAGTGACGATTCACGATGGTATACAGGAACAGGGATCTACCGTGATACAAAAATGATGGTAGCGAATCTGGTGCATTTCCAAGTGGATGGCCTTCAAATTACAACACCTGAAATTTCTAACGAGTATGCTATTGTGAACGTGGCAACGTTTGTAGAGAATGAGGGTGTGAATCCGCAAACGACCCGGATATCCACGGAAATCCTGGATGCTGAGGGCAACGTAGTAGCTTTTGACCATTCCCCATTAACTGTTTTTGCGGGAGAAGTTACAACAATGCGCCAGCGCCTGGTTGTAAAGCTGCCAAAGCTGTGGAGTGTAGAGACGTCGTATCTATACACCTGCAACAGCAGAGTAATGGATGGGGACAACATTCTGGATGAGGAGATGAGTACATTTGGAATCCGTTCTCTCTCTTTAAATGCTGAACAAGGTCTATCGATCAATGGAGAAATTGTAAAGCTCCGCGGAGCTTGTATCCATCATGACAATGGTGTGATTGGAGCAGCCACGATCGGCCGTGCTGAGGAACGCCGCATTGAGATTTTGAAAGAAGCCGGATTTAATGCCATTCGTAGCTCGCATCAGCCTTTGAGTAAGGCCATGCTGGATGCATGTGACCGTCTGGGTATGCTGGTCATGGATGAAAGTTTCGATATATGGACGAACACGAAATCAGATTTCGATTATGCCTTGAATTTCCCTGTATGGTGGGAACGGGATATCGAAGCTATGGTGAATAAGGATTTTAACCATCCAAGTGTGATCATGTATTCCATTGGAAATGAGATCAAAGAGACAGGGAGTGCCAATGGTGCGGCATGGGGCAGAAAGCTTGCAGAGAAGATTCGCCGTATGGATAGCACAAGATATGTAATTAACTCGATTAACGGCTTTGTTTCTGTCATGGATAAATTGAAGGATATCATGAGCAGCCAACCCTCAGGTGATGTCAATTCGGCCATGGCCTCTGCCGGCGATATGATTAAATACGTGCAAGGTTTGGAATTTGTTAAGAATGCAACAGCTGAATCCTTTGCGGCGGTGGATATCGCGGGATATAACTATGCGGACAATTGCTATGTACCTGATAAAGAATTTTATCCGAACCGGGTGATCTGCGGAAGTGAAACCTTCCCTAAAGATATCGCCAATAACTGGAAGTTAGTGCAAGAAAATGGACACGTCATTGGTGATTTCACTTGGACAGGATGGGATTATCTAGGGGAATCAGGTCTTGGCAGGGTTGAATATGGAGAGGTCAGCCGAGGGCTTGGGGCGTCCGGAGCATTTCCATGGCTGACAGCACATTGTGGCGATATCGACATTACGGGTCATCGTCTTCCTGTTTCTTATTATCGTGAAATTGTCTTCGGATTGCGCAAAGAGCCGTATATTGCCGTTCAGCGTCCTGCACATTACGGTGAGCAGCCTACAATGATGCCTTGGAGCTGGAGTGACGCCGTTTCCAGTTGGAGCTGGGAGGGCTTTGAGGGTAAGCCTGTTAAGGTAGAGGTATACTCTGACGCGACGGAAGTTGAATTGTTGATCAATGGAAAATCAGTTGGCAAGGCAGACGCCGGTGAAGCGCATGACTTTAAAGCATTGTTTGATACCGTATACCAACACGGTGAAGTGGTGGCAATCGCCTATTCGGATGGAAAGGAAACCGGACGTATGACCCTGGTTTCGGCTGAGAGCGAAGTGAACGTCCAGCTTGAGATTGACCGCAAGCAAATTAAGGCAGATGATACTGACCTGGCCTTTGTTACGATTTCGCTCGTGGATGATAAAGGAGTGGTGAAACCCCTTGCCGACCGGAAAGTATCCATCACCGTAAATGGTGCGGGAATCCTTCAGGGTCTGGGGAGCGCGAATCCCAAAAATGAAGAAAGCTATGTAAATTCTACGCACTTTACCTACGATGGAAGAGTCTTGGCTGTCATTCGTCCTACTGAGACCGGAAGTATTGAGATGAGGGTTGAGGCTGAGGGCTGTGCGACAAAAACTGCGAAAATTGAAGTTTGTAAATAG
- a CDS encoding SDR family NAD(P)-dependent oxidoreductase, producing the protein MKYTVITGASSGIGYETALAFASRGKNLILVARRLDKLEELKSTIQDIDPKVNVIVHTSDLSVSAEAYTLYNDLKEYQIETWINNAGLGEGSFIAEQNLDKVETMLRVNIESLTILSTLYVRDYANVEGTQLINVSSALGYAIAVGSVAYSASKYYVSAFTEGLAKELELKGAKLKAKVLAPAITETEFVQKSIDAEGFDYKANMPKYHTAKEMASFMIDLYDHNEVVVGIVDQNYEFQLTGAIYPVISELN; encoded by the coding sequence ATGAAATACACAGTAATTACAGGAGCAAGTTCAGGAATTGGATATGAAACAGCATTGGCATTTGCATCACGGGGTAAAAACTTGATTTTGGTAGCTAGAAGATTGGATAAGCTTGAAGAACTTAAATCGACTATTCAGGATATCGACCCTAAAGTAAATGTTATCGTTCATACAAGCGACCTGTCTGTTAGCGCAGAGGCGTACACGCTATATAACGATTTGAAGGAATATCAGATTGAGACTTGGATCAATAATGCAGGGCTCGGAGAAGGCTCGTTCATTGCTGAACAGAATTTGGATAAAGTGGAGACCATGCTGCGTGTTAACATTGAATCTTTGACCATTCTCTCTACATTGTATGTGCGAGATTATGCAAATGTCGAAGGTACTCAATTGATTAACGTCTCATCCGCACTTGGATATGCCATTGCTGTAGGCAGTGTTGCTTATTCTGCATCTAAATACTACGTTAGTGCCTTCACAGAAGGTCTTGCCAAAGAACTGGAACTGAAAGGTGCAAAACTGAAAGCGAAGGTGCTTGCACCAGCGATCACGGAAACAGAATTTGTACAAAAATCAATAGATGCTGAGGGATTTGATTACAAAGCGAATATGCCCAAATACCATACAGCTAAAGAAATGGCAAGCTTCATGATTGATCTGTATGATCACAATGAAGTGGTCGTAGGAATTGTAGACCAGAACTATGAGTTCCAACTGACAGGTGCAATCTACCCGGTGATTTCAGAATTGAATTAA
- a CDS encoding SDR family NAD(P)-dependent oxidoreductase produces the protein MRKTVLITGVSGGIGKELADRFAKGGHHIVLVARSKGKIQDLAQEYQKKYGIQATVIAKDVAAPGVPQEIYNELKEKGIAVDYLVNNAGFGLFGTFMETDLEQEVNMIDVNITALTVMTKLFLPDIIQRGHGGVMNVASLVGFFPGPMMSVYYATKAYVLSFTEALENEVSGTGVTVTALCPGLTSTGFVDRSGMGVSKMLQGPIMEAGQVAEEGYRGFLRGKTLIMPGARNRFIAFIPRLLPRKMMTRMIRSSQDKTGH, from the coding sequence ATGAGAAAGACAGTTCTAATCACAGGCGTATCGGGTGGGATCGGTAAAGAGTTAGCAGATCGGTTTGCCAAAGGTGGACATCATATTGTGCTGGTAGCACGAAGCAAGGGTAAAATACAGGATCTAGCTCAGGAGTATCAGAAAAAGTATGGCATTCAGGCGACGGTTATTGCCAAAGATGTAGCAGCACCTGGGGTACCACAGGAGATTTATAATGAGTTGAAGGAAAAGGGGATTGCTGTTGACTATCTTGTCAACAATGCAGGCTTCGGTCTGTTCGGGACGTTTATGGAAACGGATCTGGAACAAGAAGTTAATATGATTGACGTGAATATAACGGCTTTAACCGTCATGACAAAGCTATTCTTGCCGGATATCATCCAACGTGGGCACGGTGGTGTGATGAATGTGGCTTCGTTGGTAGGTTTTTTCCCTGGACCGATGATGTCGGTATATTATGCAACAAAGGCATATGTGCTATCGTTCACCGAGGCTTTGGAGAATGAAGTAAGCGGAACTGGCGTTACGGTAACGGCACTGTGTCCAGGCCTGACATCCACGGGGTTTGTTGATCGTTCGGGTATGGGTGTCTCGAAGATGTTGCAGGGCCCGATCATGGAAGCCGGACAGGTGGCCGAAGAAGGGTATCGAGGCTTTTTGCGTGGCAAGACGTTGATTATGCCTGGTGCTCGAAACCGATTCATCGCGTTTATACCGCGGTTGTTGCCGCGTAAGATGATGACCCGCATGATTAGATCCTCACAGGACAAGACAGGACATTAA